From a region of the Thiomicrorhabdus sp. genome:
- the asd gene encoding archaetidylserine decarboxylase (Phosphatidylserine decarboxylase is synthesized as a single chain precursor. Generation of the pyruvoyl active site from a Ser is coupled to cleavage of a Gly-Ser bond between the larger (beta) and smaller (alpha chains). It is an integral membrane protein.), with product MAKLMDLIKVTPQYFIPKHLLSSGMHGFMQIETPWIKNNVIKLLTKIYGINISEAADENIENYPHFNAFFTRELKPDARPIDNSPDSWVSPADGLISQSTHIEGNKIIQAKCHTYTLEALVGGDIEYAKKFQNGEAAVIYLSPKDYHRVHIPVDSKLLSMTYVPGDLFAVNPSTARLVDGLFARNERLVIRFESEKGPYCLIMVGAIFVGSMETVFQGKVTPDYEPTIQHWDYTDENISFSKGEEIGRFNMGSTVVLLTPEGQLPELGKIRPDTPIQMGQHLAKYPINSEVDSNNTIED from the coding sequence ATGGCAAAACTTATGGACCTGATAAAGGTTACCCCACAATATTTTATCCCCAAACATTTGCTTTCTAGTGGCATGCATGGGTTTATGCAGATTGAAACCCCTTGGATTAAAAATAATGTCATTAAGTTACTTACCAAAATTTACGGTATCAACATTAGCGAAGCGGCTGACGAAAATATAGAGAACTATCCACACTTTAATGCTTTTTTTACCCGAGAATTAAAACCGGACGCACGCCCTATTGATAACTCTCCAGATAGCTGGGTAAGCCCTGCAGATGGCTTAATCAGTCAGTCAACACACATTGAAGGCAATAAAATCATTCAAGCCAAATGTCACACCTATACATTAGAAGCTCTTGTAGGTGGTGATATTGAATATGCTAAAAAATTCCAGAATGGTGAAGCCGCCGTTATCTACCTTTCACCCAAAGACTACCACCGTGTTCATATTCCCGTTGATTCTAAATTACTTTCTATGACCTATGTTCCTGGAGATTTATTCGCAGTTAATCCCTCCACTGCTCGCCTTGTAGATGGTCTGTTTGCTCGTAATGAACGTTTAGTTATACGCTTTGAAAGTGAAAAAGGTCCTTACTGCTTGATTATGGTTGGAGCGATTTTTGTAGGTAGTATGGAAACCGTCTTCCAGGGTAAAGTTACGCCAGATTATGAACCTACTATCCAACACTGGGATTACACTGATGAAAACATTAGCTTCTCAAAAGGTGAAGAAATTGGGCGTTTCAACATGGGGTCAACCGTGGTTTTACTCACTCCTGAAGGTCAATTACCTGAATTAGGAAAGATTCGTCCAGATACCCCTATTCAAATGGGTCAACATTTGGCAAAATATCCAATCAACAGTGAAGTCGATTCAAACAATACAATAGAAGACTAA
- the ybgF gene encoding tol-pal system protein YbgF, producing the protein MRKTLLVTAMTGLSLSLALPTYAATTGNLEQRVNRLERMMDNPVLLQLSRRLGEQQRDIQSLQDENDRLKRELRNIHALMDKRYKESDERLSVLEGKTPKTASMSVPENDSSSVQETLQDEVEDQAQTQPGEMQTVAQENAQSTQQATTSNVDSSVPSDKQVAVLETQSAGSEKQGDESKVIHTRPATDIEKEKYKDAFAEMRASKYDKSIASFESFIKQYPESELASNAAYWSGEGYLIKGDNQKALDSFLMVIQRYPNSTKVPDATLRAGDSYSNLGDNKKAEALYKQIIESRPSSRAAQNAQKRLEKQ; encoded by the coding sequence ATGCGTAAAACACTATTAGTAACTGCAATGACAGGTTTGTCTTTAAGCTTAGCATTGCCTACTTATGCTGCTACTACCGGTAATTTAGAGCAAAGAGTTAACCGTTTAGAACGCATGATGGATAACCCTGTATTGCTACAATTAAGCCGTCGTTTAGGTGAGCAGCAGCGTGATATACAATCTTTACAAGATGAAAATGATCGTTTGAAAAGAGAGTTAAGAAATATTCACGCTCTTATGGATAAACGATATAAAGAGAGTGATGAACGTTTAAGTGTACTTGAAGGCAAAACGCCAAAAACAGCGAGTATGTCAGTACCTGAAAATGACTCAAGCTCGGTACAAGAAACATTGCAAGATGAAGTTGAAGATCAAGCTCAAACTCAACCAGGTGAAATGCAAACGGTTGCTCAAGAGAATGCTCAATCAACACAGCAAGCAACCACATCAAACGTTGATAGTTCTGTTCCTTCTGATAAGCAGGTTGCCGTTTTAGAAACTCAATCGGCAGGATCTGAAAAGCAGGGTGATGAGTCAAAAGTGATTCATACTCGACCAGCAACGGATATAGAAAAAGAAAAATATAAAGATGCATTCGCAGAAATGCGTGCCTCAAAATATGATAAATCTATTGCTAGCTTTGAATCGTTTATTAAGCAGTATCCAGAAAGTGAACTTGCTAGTAATGCCGCTTATTGGAGTGGTGAGGGCTATTTAATTAAAGGTGATAATCAAAAAGCGTTAGACTCTTTTTTGATGGTTATTCAACGTTATCCTAATTCAACAAAAGTACCTGATGCAACTTTACGAGCAGGTGATAGCTATAGCAACTTGGGTGATAACAAAAAAGCTGAAGCATTGTATAAGCAAATTATAGAATCACGTCCAAGTAGTCGTGCGGCTCAAAATGCCCAAAAGCGTTTGGAGAAGCAATAA
- the upp gene encoding uracil phosphoribosyltransferase gives MVKELSHPLVTELVNRLRKTTTNANQFQQTIEELSRILFYETCQSVSLQNKTITTWHGDLPFDFIDQSDLVLIPIMRAGLPMLNGLQSLLLDAPNGFLAMKRDEVTHIAKTYYKRLPDCSGKTVILLDPMLATGGSLSDAITLVKKHHPKQIFSLNIIGSPEGVKAVIDSHPDISITIAKIDERLDENKFIYPGLGDAGDRAFNTPE, from the coding sequence ATGGTTAAGGAACTTTCACACCCATTAGTCACTGAACTGGTTAACCGTTTACGTAAAACTACAACCAATGCCAATCAATTTCAACAGACCATTGAGGAATTAAGCAGAATACTGTTTTATGAAACTTGCCAATCAGTAAGCCTACAAAACAAAACCATTACTACTTGGCACGGTGATTTACCTTTTGACTTCATTGACCAGTCTGATTTAGTGTTAATTCCAATAATGCGTGCTGGCTTGCCTATGCTAAATGGCTTACAAAGCCTTCTTCTTGATGCACCTAATGGCTTTTTAGCAATGAAACGTGATGAAGTAACCCATATAGCTAAAACTTACTATAAACGTTTACCTGACTGCTCAGGTAAAACCGTAATTCTGCTTGATCCAATGCTTGCAACGGGTGGTTCCTTATCCGATGCCATAACCTTAGTTAAAAAACATCACCCTAAGCAGATTTTTAGCCTAAATATCATTGGCTCACCGGAAGGTGTTAAAGCTGTGATAGATAGTCATCCAGACATATCAATAACGATTGCCAAGATTGATGAAAGATTAGATGAAAACAAATTTATATACCCAGGCTTGGGCGATGCTGGTGATCGAGCTTTTAATACACCTGAATAA
- a CDS encoding argininosuccinate synthase, whose translation MSDVKKVVLAYSGGLDTSIIAKWLQDEYNCEVVTFTADIGQGEEIEPARAKAQAMGIKEIYIEDLREEFARDFVFPMMRANAIYEGEYRLGTSIARPLISKRLVEIAKEVGADAIAHGATGKGNDQVRFELNAYALMPDVKVIAPWREWDLMSREKLMAYAEEHNIAVEKKKGKKSPYSMDANLLHISYEGGVIEHPENEPEEDMWLWTVSPENAPDEATYLDIEFEKGDIVGINGDKMSPATVMEYLNKVGGENGVGRDDIVENRFVGMKARGCYETPAGTIMLKAHRAMESLTLDRNAAHLKDELMPKYAEMIYNGFWFAPEREMLQALIDQSQTYVTGNVRLKLYKGNVIIVGRTSEFSLFDEAIATFEEDGGAYNHKDAEGFIKLNALRLKTAAKKRLK comes from the coding sequence ATGTCTGACGTAAAAAAGGTCGTTTTAGCCTATTCTGGTGGTTTAGATACTTCAATTATCGCTAAGTGGTTACAGGATGAATATAACTGCGAAGTTGTTACTTTCACCGCTGATATTGGTCAAGGTGAAGAGATTGAACCAGCACGAGCTAAGGCTCAAGCAATGGGAATTAAAGAGATCTATATTGAAGATTTACGTGAAGAGTTTGCACGTGATTTTGTTTTCCCTATGATGCGTGCCAATGCGATTTATGAAGGTGAATACCGTTTAGGTACTTCTATTGCACGTCCGTTGATTTCTAAACGTTTAGTTGAAATTGCTAAAGAAGTGGGTGCTGATGCCATTGCTCACGGTGCAACAGGTAAAGGAAACGATCAGGTTCGTTTTGAATTAAATGCGTACGCTTTAATGCCTGACGTTAAAGTTATTGCACCTTGGCGTGAATGGGACTTAATGTCTCGTGAAAAACTGATGGCGTATGCAGAAGAGCATAATATTGCCGTTGAAAAGAAAAAAGGTAAAAAATCACCTTATTCAATGGACGCTAACTTACTGCACATCTCTTATGAAGGTGGTGTCATTGAACACCCTGAGAATGAGCCAGAAGAAGATATGTGGTTATGGACAGTTTCACCAGAAAATGCTCCTGATGAAGCGACTTACTTAGATATTGAGTTTGAGAAAGGCGATATTGTTGGAATTAATGGCGACAAGATGTCTCCTGCAACGGTTATGGAATACCTAAACAAAGTGGGTGGTGAAAATGGTGTTGGTCGTGACGATATCGTTGAAAACCGCTTTGTAGGGATGAAAGCTCGTGGTTGTTATGAAACACCTGCTGGAACTATTATGCTTAAAGCACACCGTGCAATGGAATCTTTAACATTAGACCGTAATGCGGCTCACCTTAAAGATGAGTTAATGCCTAAGTATGCTGAGATGATTTATAACGGTTTTTGGTTTGCACCAGAGCGTGAAATGCTACAAGCATTGATTGATCAGTCGCAAACTTATGTTACTGGTAATGTACGTTTAAAACTTTATAAAGGTAATGTGATTATTGTTGGGCGTACGTCTGAGTTCAGTTTATTTGATGAAGCAATCGCAACTTTTGAAGAAGATGGTGGTGCTTATAACCACAAAGATGCAGAAGGGTTTATTAAGTTAAATGCCTTGCGCCTTAAAACAGCAGCAAAAAAACGTCTTAAATAA
- the tolB gene encoding Tol-Pal system beta propeller repeat protein TolB, which translates to MSLQQNLHKKMLAKIQPILLSLLMVASLPAWSGLTIEINEGYENALPIAVVPFGYTDSVVTGQNNTTAPTAKQTAPVDIAQIVAADLRRSGKFSPISRTALPSTPNEIEQIDFDDWKALDVDNMVIGQVVSEGNGLYQIDMRFMDVLRKNQVMGKRWTHIPKAKLRQIAHQISDLIYEELTGVRGAFNTQIAYVTLQKVSGKRLYTLEIADSDGYNAQPILKSKMPIMSPSWSPDGNKLAYVSFESGRSNVIVQSLDGKYRKVIANFKGINGAPAWSPDGKKIALTLSKDGSADVYIMDLATQKLRRLTRNYSIETEAAWAPNGNSLFFNSDRRGQPQVFQVFLDTGEIRRVTFEGKYNANPEISPDGRYLAVVHGDGGFHIALQDLYTNEFTVLTKTFLDESPTFSPNGEMILYAMNKNGKGELAVVAIDGKTSQTLKVKDGQVREPAWGPYLN; encoded by the coding sequence TTGAGTTTACAACAGAATCTACATAAAAAAATGCTGGCTAAAATACAGCCTATTTTACTGAGTCTTTTAATGGTTGCATCTTTACCAGCTTGGTCAGGATTAACGATTGAAATTAACGAAGGATATGAAAATGCTCTGCCAATTGCGGTAGTTCCATTTGGTTATACTGATTCTGTTGTTACTGGTCAAAACAATACGACTGCACCAACGGCAAAACAAACCGCTCCAGTTGATATTGCTCAAATTGTGGCAGCCGATTTAAGAAGAAGCGGTAAATTTAGCCCTATATCAAGAACGGCTTTACCGTCAACCCCCAATGAGATTGAGCAAATAGATTTTGATGATTGGAAGGCTTTAGATGTTGATAACATGGTTATTGGTCAAGTCGTTTCTGAAGGTAATGGACTGTATCAGATAGATATGCGTTTTATGGATGTATTACGCAAAAACCAAGTAATGGGTAAGCGTTGGACTCACATCCCAAAAGCAAAACTTAGACAAATTGCTCATCAAATTAGTGATCTGATTTATGAAGAACTCACTGGTGTTCGTGGTGCATTTAACACTCAGATTGCTTATGTAACTTTGCAAAAAGTTTCTGGTAAGCGACTTTATACTCTAGAAATAGCTGATTCTGATGGTTATAACGCCCAGCCGATTTTAAAATCAAAAATGCCAATTATGTCTCCAAGTTGGTCACCAGATGGTAATAAGCTAGCTTATGTCTCTTTTGAAAGTGGTCGTTCAAATGTCATAGTACAAAGCTTGGATGGCAAGTACCGTAAAGTTATTGCCAACTTTAAAGGGATTAACGGAGCTCCTGCTTGGTCTCCAGACGGCAAAAAAATTGCTCTAACGTTATCTAAAGATGGAAGTGCCGATGTCTATATTATGGATTTAGCAACCCAAAAATTACGCCGCTTAACACGAAACTATTCAATTGAAACCGAAGCTGCATGGGCGCCAAATGGCAACTCATTGTTTTTTAACTCTGACCGTCGTGGTCAGCCGCAAGTATTTCAGGTGTTTTTAGATACAGGTGAAATTCGCCGTGTGACTTTTGAGGGCAAATATAATGCTAACCCAGAAATTTCTCCAGATGGCAGATACCTAGCGGTTGTGCATGGAGATGGTGGTTTTCACATTGCCTTGCAAGATTTGTATACTAATGAATTTACTGTTTTAACGAAGACTTTTTTAGATGAGTCGCCAACATTTTCACCTAATGGTGAGATGATTCTTTATGCCATGAATAAAAATGGCAAGGGTGAGTTAGCAGTGGTTGCCATTGATGGTAAAACATCACAAACATTAAAAGTAAAAGATGGCCAAGTACGAGAACCTGCTTGGGGTCCATATTTAAATTAA
- the pal gene encoding peptidoglycan-associated lipoprotein Pal gives MNIVQKVFTIAAISMLAACSSSPQKGGGDGANDPEVTTDTAPGVGDAGNGVEVIPANGTQVEDGNMVDGQSLDDMKMTDVDSIYEPVIYFKYDQYELDDKATENVRYHANILLQNPKEKLILKGHTDERGTPEYNLALGEKRAKAVEQAMMLFGVDQSRIEVISFGEEQPAVLGSNELAWQKNRRVEIVIK, from the coding sequence ATGAATATAGTACAAAAAGTATTTACGATTGCTGCAATCTCTATGCTAGCAGCATGTAGTTCTTCGCCACAAAAAGGTGGTGGCGATGGTGCTAATGACCCAGAAGTAACAACAGATACTGCTCCTGGTGTAGGTGATGCAGGAAATGGCGTTGAGGTGATTCCTGCCAATGGTACCCAGGTAGAAGACGGCAATATGGTTGATGGTCAATCATTAGATGATATGAAAATGACCGATGTAGATAGTATTTACGAGCCAGTTATTTATTTTAAGTATGACCAATATGAATTAGATGATAAAGCAACAGAAAATGTGCGTTATCACGCTAATATCTTATTACAAAATCCAAAAGAAAAATTAATCTTAAAAGGCCATACTGATGAGCGTGGCACACCTGAATATAACTTAGCTTTGGGTGAGAAGCGTGCTAAAGCAGTAGAGCAAGCCATGATGTTGTTTGGTGTAGATCAAAGCCGTATTGAAGTTATTAGTTTTGGTGAAGAGCAGCCTGCAGTCCTTGGTAGTAACGAGCTAGCTTGGCAAAAAAATCGTCGTGTTGAAATCGTAATTAAATAA
- a CDS encoding metal-dependent transcriptional regulator: MASTALEDYLKIIYKLEDSGSIDKGVQTSVIAERLSISQASVSNMIKKLADNGYVSYAPYYGVSLTDSGRKIALNMVRKHRILEQYLVERLGYSWDEVDEEAEVLEHAISDKLANRMWDDLGQPTHDPHGSPIPNIEGELVKHNWQSLIDMPLNQLVCVKRIKNRSPEELRYLASIGLTTGVNLVVKNRAPLNGPLLVEINADELHAIDYRLAMALQVSKIK, translated from the coding sequence ATGGCTTCAACTGCCTTAGAAGATTATTTAAAAATCATTTATAAATTGGAAGATAGCGGTTCTATAGATAAAGGGGTACAAACTTCTGTTATTGCTGAACGCCTCTCCATTTCTCAAGCTTCAGTTTCAAATATGATTAAAAAACTGGCTGATAACGGATATGTCTCATATGCACCGTATTACGGTGTAAGCCTAACTGATTCAGGTCGTAAAATTGCCTTGAATATGGTTCGAAAACACCGAATATTAGAACAGTATCTTGTTGAAAGATTAGGGTATTCTTGGGATGAGGTTGATGAAGAAGCCGAAGTTTTAGAACACGCTATCTCAGATAAACTCGCCAATAGAATGTGGGATGATTTGGGGCAGCCTACTCATGATCCACATGGTTCACCTATTCCAAATATCGAAGGAGAGTTGGTTAAACACAATTGGCAGTCGCTAATTGATATGCCTTTAAATCAATTAGTTTGTGTAAAAAGAATTAAGAATAGAAGTCCAGAAGAACTTCGTTATCTAGCCAGTATTGGTTTAACCACAGGCGTGAATTTGGTAGTTAAAAATAGGGCTCCATTAAATGGTCCTCTACTCGTTGAAATTAATGCGGACGAGCTTCACGCTATAGATTACAGATTGGCCATGGCATTACAGGTAAGCAAAATAAAGTGA
- the queC gene encoding 7-cyano-7-deazaguanine synthase QueC, which translates to MSEQVNLTSNSKPKAVVLLSGGLDSATVLAIANAQGYECHTMSFDYGQRHKAELTAAQNLAKTLGAKTHRVMSMDMRAIGGSALTDESIAVPISGVEEGEIPVTYVPARNTVFLSYALGLAEVLEADNVFIGVNAVDYSGYPDCRPEYIAAFETLANLATKAGVEGHKMHIQTPLINLTKAEIIQQGMKNGVDYSLTVSCYKADDLGRACGECDSCRLRKQGFSDAGVADPTIYQS; encoded by the coding sequence ATGTCTGAGCAAGTAAATTTAACAAGCAACTCAAAACCCAAAGCCGTTGTTTTATTGTCTGGTGGGTTAGATTCCGCTACTGTATTAGCTATAGCAAACGCGCAAGGGTATGAATGCCATACCATGAGTTTTGATTATGGGCAGCGTCATAAAGCAGAGCTAACTGCCGCCCAAAACCTGGCTAAAACTCTTGGTGCAAAAACCCATAGAGTAATGAGTATGGATATGCGTGCTATTGGTGGGTCGGCTTTAACAGATGAGTCAATTGCGGTGCCTATCTCAGGTGTAGAAGAAGGCGAAATTCCAGTGACTTATGTGCCTGCCCGAAATACCGTTTTTTTATCCTATGCATTAGGTCTAGCAGAAGTGCTTGAGGCTGATAATGTATTTATCGGTGTTAATGCAGTTGATTATTCTGGCTATCCAGACTGCCGTCCTGAATACATAGCCGCATTTGAAACTCTAGCAAACCTAGCAACTAAGGCTGGAGTAGAGGGGCATAAAATGCATATTCAAACGCCATTAATTAACCTGACTAAAGCAGAAATTATTCAACAAGGGATGAAAAACGGAGTTGATTACAGCTTGACTGTTTCTTGTTACAAGGCGGATGATTTAGGGCGTGCTTGTGGTGAATGTGATTCATGTCGCTTGAGAAAACAAGGGTTTAGCGATGCAGGTGTTGCTGATCCAACAATTTACCAATCTTAA
- the glnL gene encoding nitrogen regulation protein NR(II): MQSEKLFNEMLEGLTTAVLWLDSNERIQFMNVAAGEIFQVSPNRMIGESWQNVLPGLVDNLADSIDKKLTIHEYTLNVQGLEKIRVSAIITPYELCGQQGWLFEIYNTERHHRIVEEDERWHQYEAGNLLIKTLAHEVKNPLAGIYGATQLLQKRFGPEDKESSFLEVIAKEVLRLKNLVNRMLGPEQNSEKAEHNVHELIRYVLQIVEGEKPENVYIKLDYDPSIPDIYMDFEAMVQALLNLIQNGIQAMKDTGGFLTIKTRVEHKFTLGAKTYPLVASISIKDEGEGIPASVFDSIFYPMVTSKKEGTGLGLPVAQNVLRQHDGLIVAESEPGDTVFTVYLPLNQKENDA; encoded by the coding sequence ATGCAATCAGAAAAATTATTTAATGAAATGCTTGAAGGGTTAACCACGGCAGTACTTTGGTTAGATAGTAACGAACGAATTCAATTTATGAATGTTGCTGCAGGTGAAATCTTTCAAGTAAGTCCTAATCGCATGATTGGAGAGAGTTGGCAGAATGTTTTACCAGGCCTGGTAGATAACTTGGCAGATTCGATTGATAAAAAACTCACTATTCATGAATATACGCTCAATGTACAGGGTTTAGAAAAAATCCGAGTGAGTGCCATTATTACTCCGTATGAACTATGTGGTCAGCAAGGCTGGTTATTTGAAATTTACAATACAGAAAGGCATCACAGAATCGTTGAAGAAGACGAGCGGTGGCACCAGTATGAAGCAGGTAACTTACTTATCAAAACCTTAGCTCATGAAGTTAAAAATCCTCTAGCTGGTATTTATGGCGCCACCCAGTTGTTGCAAAAACGTTTTGGCCCTGAAGACAAAGAATCTTCTTTTTTAGAGGTGATTGCAAAAGAAGTACTGCGTTTAAAAAATTTGGTAAATCGTATGTTGGGCCCTGAACAAAATAGTGAAAAAGCTGAGCATAACGTGCATGAATTAATTCGATATGTTTTGCAGATTGTAGAGGGTGAAAAGCCTGAAAATGTCTATATTAAATTAGATTATGATCCAAGTATTCCAGACATTTATATGGATTTTGAAGCAATGGTGCAAGCACTGCTTAATCTAATTCAGAATGGTATTCAGGCGATGAAAGATACTGGCGGGTTTTTAACTATTAAAACGCGTGTAGAGCACAAATTTACACTTGGAGCAAAAACCTATCCGTTGGTGGCTAGTATCAGTATAAAAGATGAGGGAGAAGGTATTCCTGCAAGCGTATTTGACTCAATTTTTTATCCAATGGTAACCAGTAAAAAAGAAGGAACAGGCTTAGGTTTGCCTGTTGCACAAAATGTATTACGTCAGCATGATGGGCTGATTGTTGCAGAGAGTGAACCGGGAGATACTGTGTTTACAGTGTACCTGCCCTTGAATCAAAAGGAAAATGATGCATGA
- a CDS encoding P-II family nitrogen regulator translates to MKLITAVIKPFKLDDVRDALHEIDIHGMTVTEVKGYGRQKGHTEMYRGAEYVVDFLPKLKLEIAIKGEMVDSAIEAIIQAAQTGKIGDGKIFVTSIEQTIRIRTGETGAEAL, encoded by the coding sequence ATGAAACTGATTACCGCAGTAATTAAACCATTTAAACTTGATGACGTTCGTGATGCTCTTCATGAAATTGATATTCATGGTATGACCGTAACTGAAGTAAAAGGATATGGACGTCAAAAAGGTCACACAGAAATGTACCGTGGTGCAGAGTATGTTGTGGACTTCTTACCAAAGCTTAAGCTTGAAATTGCTATTAAAGGTGAAATGGTTGACTCTGCTATTGAAGCAATTATTCAAGCAGCGCAAACAGGTAAAATTGGTGACGGTAAAATATTTGTAACCAGTATCGAGCAAACAATTCGTATTCGTACAGGCGAAACAGGTGCAGAAGCTCTTTAA
- the ntrC gene encoding nitrogen regulation protein NR(I), with protein MTTESNTNLNNETIEPIVWVVDDDASIRWVLEAALEDRPYLVKIFDSPLTALKAYESFPPSAVISDVRMPDMDGLTFMEALHELDKQIPVIIMTAHADLDTAVKSFQSRAFEYLPKPFDIDEVSVLVDRAVKRFQSGGVKRAKRSPKAEKQPLNIIGAAPAMQEVFRVLGRVSQLDVTVLINGETGTGKELVAQALHELSPRSEGPFVALNTAAIPRELLESELFGHEKGSFTGAHSQRVGRFEQADGGTLFLDEIGDMPVDLQTRLLRVLNDGSFYRVGGKSAIKTNVRIVAATHQNMELLVREGKFREDLLYRLNIIRIKVPALRERSEDVPLLLRFYLEKEARGLGLEEKVLSKDVVKFLSSLPWPGNVRQLRSLCTWLTIMAPDKTVYMDDLPLELQNPSSDICEEASGDNWEKPLREWSEEFIKSGREGLHTAAEQIFEKVLIEVALKASANHRQKAAVLLGWGRNTLTRKTQALGLDE; from the coding sequence ATGACTACAGAAAGCAATACTAATTTAAACAATGAAACAATTGAGCCAATTGTTTGGGTTGTGGATGATGATGCATCGATTCGTTGGGTCTTGGAAGCGGCACTAGAAGATAGGCCTTATTTGGTTAAGATATTTGATTCGCCTTTAACCGCGTTAAAAGCGTATGAGTCATTTCCACCATCAGCGGTGATTAGTGATGTAAGAATGCCAGATATGGATGGCTTAACCTTTATGGAAGCTTTGCATGAACTAGATAAGCAAATTCCTGTCATTATTATGACCGCTCATGCAGATTTAGATACGGCAGTAAAATCCTTTCAAAGCCGTGCTTTTGAATACCTTCCTAAGCCATTCGATATTGATGAGGTTTCGGTTTTGGTTGACCGCGCAGTAAAGCGTTTTCAATCAGGGGGTGTTAAACGCGCAAAACGTAGCCCAAAAGCTGAGAAACAACCTCTTAATATCATTGGTGCAGCACCTGCAATGCAAGAGGTTTTTAGGGTTCTTGGACGAGTTTCTCAATTAGATGTGACTGTATTGATTAATGGTGAGACGGGGACTGGTAAAGAGTTGGTTGCCCAAGCATTACATGAATTAAGCCCACGATCTGAGGGGCCATTTGTGGCTCTTAACACCGCAGCCATTCCAAGAGAATTATTAGAGTCTGAATTGTTTGGTCATGAAAAAGGCTCGTTTACCGGTGCACATTCACAGCGTGTAGGTCGTTTTGAACAAGCTGATGGCGGAACTCTGTTTTTGGATGAAATAGGGGATATGCCCGTTGATTTGCAAACACGCTTATTACGTGTATTAAATGATGGCAGTTTTTATAGAGTTGGTGGTAAAAGTGCCATTAAAACCAATGTAAGAATTGTGGCCGCAACACACCAAAATATGGAGCTCTTAGTTCGTGAAGGTAAATTTCGTGAAGATTTACTCTATCGCTTAAATATCATTCGTATTAAAGTCCCTGCTTTACGTGAACGATCTGAAGATGTTCCACTTTTACTGCGTTTTTACCTAGAAAAAGAAGCTCGTGGATTAGGCTTAGAAGAAAAAGTTCTCAGTAAAGATGTTGTGAAGTTCTTATCATCACTGCCATGGCCAGGTAATGTTAGGCAGCTTAGAAGCTTGTGTACCTGGTTAACCATTATGGCACCAGATAAAACTGTATATATGGACGATTTGCCGTTAGAGTTGCAAAATCCAAGCAGTGATATTTGTGAAGAGGCTTCAGGGGATAACTGGGAAAAACCTCTAAGAGAATGGTCAGAAGAATTTATTAAAAGTGGCCGAGAAGGTTTGCATACCGCAGCAGAACAGATCTTTGAAAAAGTCCTCATTGAAGTTGCTTTAAAGGCATCTGCTAACCACCGCCAAAAAGCGGCGGTGCTATTAGGTTGGGGGAGAAATACCTTAACCAGAAAAACCCAAGCGTTGGGCTTAGACGAATAA
- a CDS encoding cold-shock protein yields the protein MSNTVKGTVKWFNESKGFGFLEQESGPDVFAHFSAISGDGFKTLAEGQQVEFTVTQGPKGPQAENIVAV from the coding sequence ATGTCTAATACAGTTAAAGGAACCGTTAAGTGGTTCAACGAATCTAAAGGTTTTGGTTTTCTAGAACAGGAATCTGGTCCAGATGTTTTTGCTCACTTCAGTGCTATCTCTGGTGACGGATTCAAAACTCTTGCTGAAGGTCAGCAAGTTGAGTTCACAGTAACTCAAGGTCCTAAAGGTCCTCAAGCTGAGAACATCGTAGCTGTTTAA